One Sulfolobus sp. S-194 DNA segment encodes these proteins:
- a CDS encoding methionine synthase, with the protein MDELPILPTTVIGSYPRPKWLREAIRLHKAGKISDEDLQEAFDDAVVTVLHDHEIAGVDVPTDGEMRRDEMVEFFAERLAGFKFYGPVRVWGTNYYRKPSVVNKIEYIKPMLVDEFLFAKSVSYTENLKITITGPYTIAEWSYNEYYKNKRDLAFDLAKVINTEMKKLVDAGAKIIQVDEPAIHTHKNEVEWAIEAVNESIKGINVKVVMHVCYGEYSYLEPYLDKLNVDQINLALKNYNYEPVKLFKKWDKEIGVGVIDVHNRRIETPEEVANDLKMLLDYFKPEMIWVNPDCGLKLLPRKIAFQKLFNMVKGTKIIREELKNKGYNSTSLKPLVNR; encoded by the coding sequence ATGGATGAATTACCAATTCTCCCAACAACAGTTATAGGTAGTTATCCTAGACCTAAATGGCTAAGAGAAGCAATACGATTACATAAAGCTGGAAAAATTTCTGATGAAGATCTACAAGAAGCTTTTGATGACGCAGTAGTTACAGTATTACATGATCACGAGATAGCCGGAGTTGACGTACCCACTGACGGAGAAATGAGAAGAGATGAAATGGTAGAATTTTTCGCAGAAAGATTAGCTGGATTTAAATTCTATGGACCAGTTAGAGTCTGGGGGACCAATTATTATAGAAAACCATCCGTAGTAAATAAGATTGAGTATATAAAGCCTATGCTAGTTGATGAATTCTTGTTCGCTAAATCTGTATCCTATACTGAAAATCTAAAGATTACTATTACTGGGCCTTACACAATAGCTGAATGGTCATATAATGAATACTATAAGAATAAAAGAGATTTAGCATTTGACTTAGCTAAGGTAATTAATACTGAAATGAAAAAGTTAGTAGATGCTGGTGCAAAAATTATTCAAGTAGATGAACCTGCTATACATACTCACAAAAATGAAGTTGAATGGGCTATAGAAGCTGTAAATGAGTCTATAAAGGGAATTAACGTTAAAGTTGTAATGCATGTATGCTATGGTGAATATAGTTATTTAGAGCCTTACTTAGATAAATTAAATGTTGATCAAATTAATTTGGCATTAAAGAATTATAATTATGAGCCAGTAAAACTGTTTAAAAAATGGGATAAAGAAATTGGAGTAGGAGTTATAGATGTTCATAATAGAAGAATAGAAACACCAGAGGAAGTTGCCAATGATTTAAAAATGTTACTAGACTACTTTAAGCCAGAAATGATCTGGGTAAACCCAGATTGTGGATTAAAGCTTTTGCCGAGAAAAATTGCATTCCAAAAACTATTCAACATGGTCAAGGGGACGAAAATTATAAGAGAAGAACTTAAAAATAAAGGTTATAATAGTACTTCACTAAAGCCTTTAGTAAATAGGTGA
- a CDS encoding 5-methyltetrahydropteroyltriglutamate--homocysteine methyltransferase, giving the protein MRLETALIGSYPKPVRIAKIISKKNNGKISEEKYLDQIFDFMNNFFDMMKSFNVDFTTDSMIEWDDIADLTYSFLTNVKKGSLTRFFDNNFYYRQIVINEKLKYKEDNTYIKYFEKAKELARSYNFKLKAVILGPLTFLKLSENHYYKNEEELMKDYALIVNSLLKNIKSDVVEIHEPSIFQKGIKKDLLNTLLEIYYIMLENIKAETHLLTYFDINFDRLENYMKLPVSVYGFDVTESNKNRLGRLYQFLKGKQVYFGILDSRTTKMEKIVTIKRIVSTASEKGIERLILGNSSFNDFIPEIIVQKKFKLLQKAKEMILNG; this is encoded by the coding sequence ATGAGATTAGAAACAGCACTAATCGGGAGCTATCCTAAACCAGTGAGAATAGCTAAGATAATTTCAAAGAAAAATAATGGAAAAATATCTGAGGAGAAATATCTAGATCAAATATTCGATTTTATGAATAATTTTTTTGATATGATGAAATCCTTTAATGTCGATTTTACTACAGACAGTATGATAGAGTGGGATGATATTGCAGACTTAACATATTCTTTCCTTACCAATGTTAAAAAAGGAAGTTTAACAAGATTTTTTGACAATAACTTTTACTATAGACAAATCGTAATAAATGAAAAACTGAAATACAAGGAGGATAATACATACATTAAATATTTTGAAAAAGCTAAAGAGCTTGCGAGAAGTTATAATTTTAAACTTAAAGCCGTAATTCTAGGACCATTAACTTTTCTTAAACTTTCTGAAAATCATTACTATAAAAACGAAGAAGAATTAATGAAGGATTATGCTCTAATAGTAAACTCACTATTGAAGAATATAAAAAGCGATGTAGTAGAAATTCATGAACCATCGATCTTCCAAAAAGGAATAAAGAAGGACTTATTAAATACTCTTCTAGAAATTTACTATATAATGCTAGAAAATATAAAAGCAGAAACACATCTATTAACTTATTTTGATATAAATTTTGATAGATTGGAAAATTATATGAAATTGCCAGTAAGTGTTTACGGATTTGACGTGACTGAAAGCAATAAAAATAGGCTTGGTAGGCTTTATCAATTCCTAAAAGGAAAGCAAGTATATTTTGGAATCCTAGATTCAAGGACAACAAAAATGGAAAAAATTGTTACAATTAAAAGAATAGTTTCTACTGCATCCGAAAAAGGAATAGAAAGGTTAATCTTAGGTAACTCTTCATTTAATGATTTTATACCAGAAATAATAGTTCAGAAAAAATTTAAATTATTACAAAAAGCAAAGGAGATGATCTTAAATGGATGA
- a CDS encoding 30S ribosomal protein S15, protein MNKKRPNGKSHSTRPVRSGAPKWVRFTREEVELLVEELAKKGYSPSMIGIILRDQYGIPLVKQITGKKLTKILEEKGLAPKIPEDLFNLIRKAANVRRHLFEHPKDKRAKKGLEEIESKIRRLADYYKSLGKLPKEWKYEPEKAELLASGAAS, encoded by the coding sequence GTGAATAAGAAACGTCCTAATGGTAAGTCACATTCTACAAGACCGGTTAGAAGTGGAGCACCTAAGTGGGTTAGGTTTACTAGAGAAGAAGTAGAATTACTAGTGGAGGAACTCGCTAAAAAAGGTTATTCACCTAGTATGATAGGTATAATTTTAAGAGATCAGTACGGTATTCCTCTAGTAAAACAAATTACTGGAAAAAAACTCACTAAAATCCTAGAAGAAAAAGGGCTTGCTCCAAAAATACCTGAAGACTTGTTTAATTTAATCCGAAAAGCAGCAAACGTAAGGAGACACTTATTTGAACATCCTAAGGATAAAAGGGCTAAAAAAGGATTAGAAGAAATAGAATCTAAAATTAGAAGACTTGCAGATTATTATAAGAGTTTAGGTAAATTGCCCAAAGAATGGAAATATGAGCCCGAGAAAGCAGAGCTATTAGCTTCTGGTGCCGCTTCTTAA
- the pcn gene encoding proliferating cell nuclear antigen (pcna), producing MHIVYDDVRDLKAIIQALLKLVDEALFDIKPEGIQLVAIDKAHISLIKIELPKEMFKEYDVPEEFKFGFNTQYMSKLLKAAKRKEEIIIDAESPEVVKLTLSGALNRVFNVNNIEVLPPEVPEVNLEFDIKATINASGFKNAIGEIAEVADTLLISGNEEKIIVKGEGENKVEVEFSKDTGSLAEIEFNKESSSAYDVEYLNDIISLTKLSDYVKVAFAEQKPIQLEFNMEGGGKVTYLLAPKLS from the coding sequence ATGCATATAGTTTACGATGACGTAAGGGATCTGAAGGCTATTATTCAAGCTTTGCTTAAATTAGTCGATGAGGCTCTATTTGACATAAAACCTGAAGGAATACAACTTGTAGCTATAGATAAGGCTCATATTTCTTTAATAAAAATTGAACTTCCTAAAGAAATGTTTAAAGAATATGATGTACCAGAAGAATTCAAGTTTGGATTTAATACACAATATATGAGCAAACTTTTAAAGGCAGCTAAAAGAAAAGAGGAGATAATTATAGATGCAGAGTCCCCAGAAGTTGTAAAGCTTACTTTAAGTGGTGCATTAAATAGAGTATTTAACGTAAATAACATAGAAGTATTACCACCAGAAGTACCTGAAGTAAATTTAGAATTTGATATTAAAGCTACAATTAATGCCAGTGGTTTTAAGAATGCGATAGGTGAAATAGCAGAAGTAGCAGATACGCTTTTAATTTCAGGTAACGAGGAAAAGATTATAGTTAAAGGTGAAGGAGAAAATAAAGTAGAAGTAGAATTCTCAAAGGATACTGGAAGCCTTGCTGAAATAGAATTTAATAAGGAATCTTCTTCCGCATATGACGTTGAATATCTAAATGATATTATATCCCTTACGAAGTTATCAGATTACGTTAAGGTAGCGTTTGCGGAACAAAAACCTATACAGTTGGAGTTTAATATGGAGGGAGGGGGGAAAGTTACTTATTTGCTTGCCCCCAAATTATCCTGA